The following proteins come from a genomic window of Polaribacter dokdonensis:
- a CDS encoding response regulator, with the protein MKQKIYVHVADDHKILIEGIIAVINTDDDIEISGYSLTGKEVTNWFEDKNNKADVLILDITMPILDGFEVLKHFNKNKIDQKVIILSSYDDIKIVQEMLSLGCKGYITKNYAGEHIVKAIKAVANGDQYFSDDIQKILLQSLSKEHIPEGDLPNKFLLETLTERELDVLRLITKQLSTPEIADKLNVSASTIDSHRKKLLKKLKVKNAVGLAMYAVKNKIV; encoded by the coding sequence ATGAAACAAAAAATATACGTTCATGTAGCTGATGATCACAAAATATTAATAGAAGGGATTATAGCTGTAATAAATACCGACGATGATATAGAGATTAGTGGATATTCTCTTACAGGCAAGGAAGTAACAAATTGGTTTGAAGATAAAAATAACAAAGCTGATGTTCTAATTTTAGATATTACAATGCCAATCTTAGACGGTTTTGAAGTTCTTAAACATTTTAATAAAAACAAGATAGATCAGAAAGTAATTATCCTTTCTAGTTATGATGATATAAAAATCGTACAAGAAATGTTAAGCTTAGGTTGTAAAGGTTATATCACTAAAAATTATGCTGGTGAACATATTGTAAAAGCAATAAAGGCTGTAGCAAATGGAGATCAATATTTTAGTGATGATATTCAAAAAATTTTATTACAATCACTATCTAAAGAACATATACCTGAAGGCGATTTGCCTAATAAATTTTTATTAGAAACGCTAACAGAAAGAGAGTTAGATGTGTTAAGGTTAATAACAAAACAACTTAGCACACCTGAAATCGCAGACAAATTAAATGTGAGTGCTAGTACAATAGATTCTCACAGAAAAAAATTATTAAAAAAACTAAAAGTAAAAAATGCAGTAGGTTTAGCAATGTATGCCGTAAAAAATAAAATAGTGTAG
- a CDS encoding tetratricopeptide repeat-containing sensor histidine kinase: MKNKILILLAFFTILKAFSETKKETFNYKVSFLQFQDVDSTNLQKFALIEKQYKDKDYEQSLEGALILLKSDIDPLLRYKINMHISEIFRVNNNHKKAIEYLLKSVDIFEKSTSLDGLSSPKDVKYLVQPYFMLANEYLRLELKDSAKVYYDKVLNFNGSSKEIMSFKAKTSSTLSGIYMQDSLYSKAKEYAQAAITIHRQYNNKISESAALGNLASIYLSQNEFKKSKSIYEEALDLIKHEGGDRALRIKQQLYYNLAYNLYKLEDHEAYKAQEESYNLKDAQRDKEIRRIIENLEKKYNFDIEKEYFLEQAKNKRLEEQRIFWGVAIACLLIIFSLIYVIKLNNLKQNNLALKLSETKLLQNQQIDKIKSETQVRILNATIDGKESERKQIAETLHDSVSALLSSANLHLQATRKQFNGSTPVEIDKTQQIIIEASHKIRDLSHTLVSSVLLKFGLNFAVKEIASKYSNSELVIETDIQNIQRYHQNFEIKVYNIISEFINNILKHSRAKRALITIIEENGRLFITIQDNGVGFDKTKINEKNGLGLNQIDARIQIMKGYFNIDSSKKKGTKISIELPVIEREIMTHV, encoded by the coding sequence TTGAAAAATAAAATTTTAATACTTCTTGCTTTTTTTACCATATTAAAAGCATTTTCAGAAACAAAAAAAGAAACCTTTAATTATAAGGTTTCTTTTTTGCAATTTCAGGATGTTGATTCTACTAATCTCCAAAAATTTGCTTTAATCGAAAAGCAATATAAAGATAAAGATTACGAACAATCATTAGAAGGTGCTTTAATTTTGCTAAAATCTGATATTGACCCTCTATTGAGGTATAAAATTAACATGCATATTTCTGAAATATTTAGGGTTAATAACAATCACAAAAAGGCAATTGAATATCTTTTAAAATCCGTCGATATTTTTGAAAAATCGACTTCCTTAGATGGGCTATCCAGTCCTAAAGATGTTAAATATTTAGTTCAACCTTATTTTATGTTGGCTAATGAATATTTAAGATTAGAGCTTAAGGATTCAGCAAAAGTTTACTATGATAAAGTTCTTAATTTTAATGGGTCTAGTAAAGAGATAATGTCTTTTAAAGCGAAAACATCTTCTACGTTATCTGGTATTTATATGCAAGATAGCCTGTATAGTAAGGCTAAAGAATATGCTCAAGCAGCTATCACAATTCATCGTCAGTACAACAATAAAATTTCAGAATCTGCAGCACTTGGTAATTTGGCGAGTATCTACTTAAGTCAAAATGAGTTTAAAAAATCTAAAAGTATTTATGAGGAAGCTCTCGATTTAATTAAGCATGAAGGAGGTGATAGAGCTCTAAGAATTAAACAACAATTATATTATAACTTAGCTTACAACCTTTATAAACTTGAAGATCATGAAGCTTATAAAGCTCAAGAGGAATCATATAATTTAAAAGATGCTCAGAGAGACAAAGAAATAAGGAGGATTATTGAAAATTTAGAGAAAAAATACAATTTTGATATTGAAAAAGAATATTTTCTAGAACAGGCAAAAAATAAACGTTTAGAAGAACAAAGAATTTTTTGGGGTGTAGCCATTGCCTGTTTATTAATAATTTTTTCTTTGATTTATGTTATCAAGTTAAATAACTTAAAACAGAATAATTTAGCGTTAAAATTATCGGAAACTAAGCTACTGCAGAATCAGCAGATAGATAAAATAAAATCAGAAACACAGGTTAGAATTTTAAATGCTACTATTGATGGTAAAGAGTCAGAACGAAAACAAATTGCAGAAACCTTACATGATAGTGTGAGTGCCTTGTTATCCTCTGCAAATTTGCACCTACAAGCAACAAGAAAACAGTTTAATGGGAGTACACCTGTAGAAATAGATAAAACTCAGCAAATTATTATTGAGGCCTCTCATAAAATAAGAGACCTTTCACATACATTGGTGTCTTCTGTGTTACTAAAATTTGGGCTGAACTTCGCAGTTAAAGAAATCGCATCAAAATATTCAAATTCTGAGCTGGTAATTGAAACAGATATTCAAAATATTCAGAGGTATCATCAAAATTTTGAAATTAAAGTTTATAATATTATTAGTGAATTTATCAATAATATTTTAAAACATAGTAGAGCTAAAAGAGCATTAATAACTATAATAGAGGAAAATGGTAGACTTTTTATTACCATTCAAGATAATGGAGTAGGTTTTGATAAAACTAAAATCAACGAAAAAAATGGTTTAGGACTAAACCAAATTGATGCTAGAATTCAAATTATGAAAGGTTATTTTAATATAGATTCTTCTAAGAAAAAGGGCACAAAAATTAGTATAGAATTACCTGTTATTGAACGTGAAATTATGACCCACGTTTAG
- a CDS encoding metallophosphoesterase family protein: MKKILLLSDTHSYIDDQILKFVKQADEVWHAGDIGNLEVTDAIKMYKPLRAVYGNIDDKNARAEFPLDAKFTVEEVAVWMTHIGGYPYKYNQRIREEINRNPPKIFIAGHSHILKVVFDKKLNLLHLNPGAAGNHGFHKIRTMLRFELNAGKIENMEVIELAKRGS, encoded by the coding sequence ATGAAAAAAATACTTTTACTTTCTGATACACATAGTTATATAGATGATCAAATCTTAAAATTTGTAAAGCAGGCTGATGAAGTTTGGCATGCAGGAGATATAGGTAATTTAGAGGTTACAGATGCTATAAAAATGTATAAACCTTTACGTGCTGTGTATGGTAATATAGATGATAAAAATGCTAGAGCTGAATTTCCTTTAGATGCAAAATTTACAGTTGAAGAAGTTGCAGTTTGGATGACTCACATTGGTGGTTATCCTTATAAGTACAATCAAAGAATTAGAGAAGAGATAAATAGAAACCCTCCTAAAATCTTTATAGCAGGCCATTCTCATATCTTAAAAGTGGTTTTTGATAAAAAATTGAACTTATTACATCTTAACCCTGGTGCAGCTGGTAATCATGGTTTTCATAAAATTAGAACCATGCTTCGCTTTGAATTAAATGCAGGTAAAATAGAAAATATGGAAGTAATAGAATTGGCTAAACGTGGGTCATAA
- the truA gene encoding tRNA pseudouridine(38-40) synthase TruA — MRYFIELSYNGKNYHGWQIQPDVISVQERLNAALSTIFQQEILVVGAGRTDTGVHASQMFAHFDIDQEIKGDFAFKLNSILPKDVVVYKVFLVNDEKHARFDAVSRSYEYKIWLGRNPFLLDFSWQIHSQKPDVNLMNSAAKLLLDYTNFQTFSKVKTEVYTFNCDVTAAFWIQKGEELTFHISANRFLRNMVRAIVGTLLDVGFGKISIDDFKEIIESKNRGNAGLSVPAKGLFLTQIKY; from the coding sequence TTGAGGTATTTTATTGAGCTTTCTTATAATGGAAAAAACTATCATGGCTGGCAAATTCAGCCAGATGTAATTTCTGTACAAGAAAGATTAAATGCTGCATTAAGTACTATTTTTCAGCAAGAAATTTTGGTGGTTGGAGCAGGTAGAACAGATACAGGAGTTCATGCATCTCAAATGTTTGCACATTTTGATATTGATCAAGAAATTAAAGGCGATTTTGCTTTTAAGCTAAACTCAATTTTACCAAAAGATGTAGTAGTTTATAAAGTGTTTTTGGTGAATGATGAAAAACATGCAAGATTTGATGCTGTTTCTAGAAGTTATGAGTACAAAATTTGGTTAGGTAGAAACCCGTTTTTACTAGATTTTTCTTGGCAAATACATTCACAAAAGCCTGATGTAAATCTTATGAATTCAGCAGCAAAGTTGCTTTTAGACTATACAAATTTTCAGACCTTTTCTAAGGTAAAAACAGAGGTGTACACTTTTAATTGTGATGTAACAGCTGCATTTTGGATACAAAAAGGAGAAGAGCTTACTTTTCATATATCAGCAAATAGGTTTCTTAGAAACATGGTAAGAGCTATTGTAGGCACATTGTTAGATGTTGGTTTTGGTAAAATATCAATTGATGATTTTAAGGAAATTATAGAAAGTAAGAATAGAGGAAATGCAGGATTATCAGTACCAGCAAAAGGATTATTTTTAACACAAATAAAATATTAA
- a CDS encoding ABC transporter ATP-binding protein, giving the protein MAENSGNAFDMKIFKRLMSFAKRYKLYFFIASSSTILLALFSVLSPYILINTVDDYILTKDREGLLNYTMLMLGVLLIEVVLQFTFIYFANWVGQHIIRDIRAKIFRHILQFKMSYFDKNSVGKLVTRVVSDIETIAAFFSNGVFTILSDILKMFAVTVIMLILNWKLALITLLILPILIYATKLFQVAIKVTFQEVRNQVANLNGFVQERVTGMKIVQLFNREKIEYQNFKEINQKHKKAYVKAIWYYSVFFPIAEILSSIGIGLIVWFGGGQAIQNSGITVGMIMGFIQFAQMLFRPLRQIADKFNQLQMGIVAGERVFKVIDTESTIDKNGTILAKNLEGNISFDKVRFSYVKDEEVLKGISLDVKSGQTIAIVGATGAGKSTIINLINRFYEIDSGTIAVDGVSVDQYDLESLRDQVAIVLQDVFLFSDSILNNITLKNNSITEQEVEEAAKQIGIHDFIASLPGGYHYNVKERGAMLSSGQRQLIAFLRAYVSKPSILILDEATSSVDSHSEQMIQYATETITKGRTSIVIAHRLATIKQADKIIVMDKGLIVEEGSHSELLQKQNGYYKNLYDKQFSLDKAS; this is encoded by the coding sequence TTGGCAGAGAATTCAGGGAATGCTTTTGATATGAAGATTTTTAAAAGATTAATGTCTTTTGCAAAACGTTACAAACTATATTTTTTTATAGCATCATCTTCCACAATTTTACTAGCACTGTTTTCTGTATTATCACCTTACATTTTAATTAACACAGTAGATGACTACATCTTAACAAAAGATAGAGAAGGTTTATTGAATTACACTATGCTAATGCTTGGTGTTTTGTTAATTGAAGTTGTTTTACAGTTTACCTTCATCTATTTTGCAAATTGGGTTGGGCAACATATTATTAGAGATATAAGAGCTAAAATATTCAGACATATTTTACAGTTCAAAATGTCTTATTTTGATAAGAATTCTGTTGGTAAACTGGTAACAAGGGTAGTTTCTGATATTGAAACTATTGCCGCATTTTTTAGTAATGGTGTATTTACAATTTTAAGTGATATTCTAAAGATGTTTGCTGTAACAGTAATAATGCTAATTCTAAATTGGAAACTAGCATTAATTACTTTACTTATTTTACCCATCTTAATTTATGCAACTAAATTGTTTCAAGTTGCTATTAAAGTTACGTTTCAGGAGGTAAGAAATCAGGTAGCTAATTTAAATGGATTTGTTCAAGAGCGAGTTACAGGAATGAAAATTGTACAGCTTTTTAATAGAGAAAAGATAGAATACCAAAACTTTAAAGAAATCAATCAAAAGCACAAAAAAGCCTACGTAAAAGCTATTTGGTATTACTCTGTGTTTTTTCCTATTGCAGAAATTTTATCATCTATAGGTATAGGTTTAATTGTTTGGTTTGGTGGAGGACAAGCAATACAGAACTCTGGAATAACTGTAGGTATGATTATGGGTTTCATACAATTTGCACAAATGTTATTCAGGCCTTTACGTCAAATTGCAGATAAATTTAATCAATTACAAATGGGTATTGTTGCAGGTGAACGTGTTTTTAAAGTAATTGATACAGAAAGCACTATTGATAAAAACGGAACAATTTTAGCTAAAAATCTTGAGGGTAATATTTCTTTTGATAAAGTTAGATTTAGTTATGTTAAAGATGAAGAAGTGCTAAAAGGCATTTCTTTAGATGTTAAAAGCGGACAAACCATAGCCATTGTTGGAGCAACTGGTGCAGGTAAATCAACCATAATAAACTTAATTAATCGTTTTTATGAAATTGATTCTGGAACAATTGCTGTTGATGGTGTTTCTGTAGATCAGTATGATTTAGAAAGTTTAAGAGATCAGGTTGCTATTGTATTACAGGATGTTTTTCTGTTCTCAGATTCTATTTTAAATAATATCACATTAAAGAATAATAGTATTACTGAGCAAGAAGTAGAAGAGGCAGCAAAACAAATTGGTATTCATGATTTTATAGCATCTCTTCCTGGAGGTTATCATTACAATGTTAAAGAAAGAGGAGCTATGTTATCTTCAGGTCAAAGGCAATTAATAGCCTTTTTACGAGCTTATGTAAGTAAACCAAGCATTCTAATTTTAGACGAGGCTACATCATCTGTAGATTCTCATTCAGAGCAAATGATTCAGTATGCTACAGAAACTATTACAAAAGGCAGAACTTCAATTGTTATTGCACATAGATTAGCAACTATAAAGCAAGCAGATAAAATTATTGTAATGGATAAAGGTTTGATTGTAGAAGAAGGTTCGCATTCAGAATTATTACAAAAACAGAATGGTTATTATAAGAATTTATATGATAAACAATTTAGCTTAGACAAAGCATCTTAG
- the cdaA gene encoding diadenylate cyclase CdaA encodes MLDFVDFSFLDVLDILLVAILLYYIYKLLKGTVAINIFIGIALIFLIWKITQALRMEMLSGILGYLLSGGVIALIIVFQQEIRKFLLMIGTTNFSNKKSFFKQLKFLQSEITSEIDTEKILKACSNMSKSKTGALIVIERTNSLDFLINTGDSMNALVNEVILESIFYKNSPLHDGATIIRDNYVVATRVVLPISDSTKIPARFGLRHRAAVGVSEKTDAVCILVSEETGEISYIKDGEFVLYATQEELNEKLRNDLT; translated from the coding sequence ATGTTAGATTTTGTAGATTTCTCTTTTTTAGATGTGCTAGATATTTTATTAGTAGCTATTCTACTTTATTACATTTACAAATTATTAAAAGGTACAGTAGCTATAAATATATTTATAGGTATAGCTTTAATCTTTTTAATTTGGAAAATTACCCAAGCTTTACGAATGGAAATGTTAAGTGGTATTCTTGGCTACTTACTTTCTGGTGGAGTTATTGCCCTTATTATTGTGTTTCAGCAAGAAATTAGAAAGTTCCTGTTGATGATTGGAACCACAAATTTCTCGAATAAAAAAAGCTTCTTTAAACAATTAAAATTTTTACAATCAGAAATAACATCAGAAATAGATACAGAAAAAATTCTGAAGGCATGCAGCAACATGTCTAAATCTAAAACTGGTGCTTTAATTGTTATTGAAAGAACCAATAGTTTAGACTTTTTAATAAACACTGGAGATTCTATGAACGCTCTTGTTAATGAAGTAATCTTAGAGAGTATCTTTTACAAAAACAGTCCTTTACATGATGGAGCAACTATAATTAGAGACAATTATGTTGTGGCAACCAGAGTTGTTTTACCAATTTCAGATAGTACTAAAATTCCTGCTAGATTTGGGCTAAGACACAGAGCTGCAGTTGGTGTAAGCGAAAAAACAGATGCAGTTTGTATTTTAGTATCTGAAGAAACAGGCGAAATTTCTTATATAAAAGATGGTGAATTTGTTTTATATGCTACTCAAGAAGAACTTAATGAAAAACTAAGAAATGATTTAACGTAA
- a CDS encoding DJ-1/PfpI family protein, which yields MKFTTLLLTILLLFNCTAKKTEEPKTTGYTLEIIEGRYNVAFLIMDGTFNTEFTAPFDIFQHTKYRENIKAMNVFTVANTKEPITTFEGVRILPDFNYLTDSLPKIDILVVPSAEHHLDTDLEDTAMLYFIKKVDEEALYITSHCDGAFVLAKAGLLNEAVSTTFPSDIDKMRTLFPLLDIRKDVLFVHDDKYITSAGGAKSFEAALYLSELLYGKEIAQSLAGGLVIDWNLDDVPHLIID from the coding sequence ATGAAATTTACAACCTTACTTCTTACTATATTATTACTATTTAATTGTACTGCAAAGAAAACTGAAGAGCCAAAAACTACAGGTTATACTCTTGAAATAATTGAAGGTAGATATAATGTTGCTTTTTTAATTATGGATGGTACTTTTAATACAGAGTTTACTGCACCTTTTGATATTTTTCAACATACAAAATACAGGGAAAACATTAAAGCTATGAATGTTTTTACTGTAGCTAATACCAAAGAACCAATTACCACCTTTGAGGGTGTTCGTATTTTACCAGATTTTAATTATCTCACAGACTCTCTGCCCAAAATTGATATTCTTGTTGTTCCTTCTGCAGAACATCATCTAGATACTGATTTAGAAGATACAGCAATGCTTTACTTTATAAAGAAAGTTGATGAAGAAGCTTTATACATAACCTCACATTGTGATGGTGCTTTTGTTTTGGCTAAAGCAGGATTACTTAACGAAGCTGTATCTACAACTTTTCCTTCAGATATTGATAAAATGAGAACTTTATTTCCTCTTTTAGACATTAGAAAAGATGTTTTATTTGTGCATGATGATAAATACATAACTTCTGCTGGTGGTGCAAAATCGTTTGAAGCTGCCTTATATTTATCTGAACTTTTATATGGCAAAGAGATTGCACAATCTTTAGCTGGTGGCTTAGTCATTGATTGGAACTTAGATGATGTTCCTCATTTGATTATAGACTAA
- a CDS encoding CocE/NonD family hydrolase has product MKAKLFLFLVGFFTLLSCNQETEKVEKKDTYVVDNYTKKEVDIIMRDGVKLHTTIYTPKDTSKEYPILMQRTPYSSRPYGEGKMKTKIGPNVHLMKEGNIVVYQDVRGRWMSEGVYDNMRAYIPNKAENQSDEVSDTYDTIDWLINNVENNNGKVGTWGISYPGHYATISTIDAHPALKAASPQACIGDFFFDDFHHNGAFLLSYFRAISLFGTYKDTPTDSAWYSYPKMNSQDQYQFFLDKGPLKNLNEYFQYDKLDVNTTASKDKIDDFFWKEIVEHPNYDSVWQSKGIIQHLDKVPSTVATMIVGGWFDAEDLYGPLETYKGIEKNGEGNYNTMVFGPWDHGKWSRNTVRNTVGNYYFGDSISLKFQSEIETKFFNHFLKGEGDKNSGLPEAYVFDSGRKEWKSYDSWPPKNVVKQDWFLSEDQELTNGKKGTKGISFISDVKRPVPYSEDIKTVFTPRKYMTDDQRFAARRPDVLVFETDVLTEDYTLAGDILAKLKVATTGTAADWIVKVIDVHPSDVEEDNETLQDHLKMSNYHLMVRSEVLRGRFRNSFENPEPFKPNKKTAVNIKLQDVFHTFKKGHKVQIQVQSTWFPLIDLNPQTYVDNIYKADEADFKTQTHTVFTDSSIEFSVLK; this is encoded by the coding sequence ATGAAAGCAAAGTTATTTTTATTTTTAGTAGGATTTTTTACACTATTATCTTGCAATCAAGAAACTGAGAAAGTTGAAAAAAAAGACACCTATGTTGTTGATAATTACACAAAGAAAGAGGTAGATATAATAATGAGAGATGGGGTTAAATTACACACTACCATTTACACCCCAAAAGATACTTCTAAAGAGTATCCTATATTAATGCAAAGAACACCTTACAGTTCAAGACCTTATGGAGAAGGAAAAATGAAAACCAAAATTGGGCCTAATGTTCATTTAATGAAAGAGGGTAACATTGTGGTTTATCAAGATGTAAGAGGTAGATGGATGAGTGAGGGTGTTTATGATAATATGCGTGCTTACATTCCTAACAAAGCAGAAAATCAATCAGATGAAGTTTCAGATACTTATGATACTATAGATTGGCTTATTAATAATGTAGAAAATAATAATGGTAAAGTGGGTACTTGGGGTATATCTTATCCTGGGCATTATGCAACAATTTCTACTATAGATGCACATCCTGCTTTAAAAGCAGCTTCTCCTCAAGCCTGTATTGGAGATTTTTTCTTTGATGATTTTCATCATAATGGAGCTTTTCTATTGAGCTATTTTAGAGCCATTTCTTTATTTGGTACTTACAAAGACACACCTACAGATTCTGCTTGGTATTCTTATCCGAAAATGAATAGCCAAGATCAATATCAATTTTTCTTGGATAAAGGTCCTCTAAAAAACTTAAACGAATATTTTCAATATGACAAGTTAGATGTAAATACTACAGCTTCTAAAGATAAAATAGACGATTTCTTTTGGAAAGAAATTGTAGAACATCCAAATTACGATTCAGTTTGGCAAAGTAAAGGTATCATTCAGCATTTAGATAAAGTGCCAAGTACAGTAGCAACTATGATTGTTGGTGGGTGGTTTGATGCAGAAGATTTATATGGCCCTTTAGAAACTTATAAAGGCATAGAAAAAAACGGAGAAGGGAATTATAATACTATGGTTTTTGGACCTTGGGATCATGGAAAATGGTCTAGAAATACAGTAAGAAATACTGTAGGTAATTATTATTTTGGAGACTCTATTTCTTTGAAATTTCAATCAGAAATAGAAACTAAATTCTTTAACCATTTCTTAAAAGGTGAAGGAGATAAAAATTCTGGCTTGCCAGAAGCTTATGTATTTGATTCTGGAAGAAAAGAATGGAAGTCTTACGATTCTTGGCCACCTAAAAATGTGGTAAAACAAGATTGGTTTTTATCTGAAGATCAAGAACTAACTAATGGTAAAAAAGGAACTAAAGGTATAAGTTTTATTAGTGATGTTAAAAGACCTGTACCTTATTCAGAAGATATTAAAACCGTTTTTACTCCAAGAAAATATATGACAGATGATCAACGTTTTGCAGCAAGAAGACCAGATGTATTAGTTTTTGAAACTGATGTTTTAACTGAAGATTATACACTTGCAGGTGATATTTTAGCAAAGCTGAAAGTGGCTACAACAGGTACAGCTGCAGATTGGATTGTTAAGGTTATAGATGTACATCCTTCAGATGTAGAAGAAGATAATGAAACTTTACAAGACCATCTTAAAATGAGCAACTATCATTTAATGGTAAGAAGTGAAGTTTTAAGAGGACGATTTAGAAATAGTTTCGAAAACCCTGAGCCATTTAAACCAAATAAAAAGACAGCTGTAAATATAAAATTACAAGATGTTTTTCATACGTTTAAAAAAGGACATAAAGTTCAAATTCAGGTGCAAAGCACCTGGTTTCCTTTAATAGATTTAAATCCTCAAACTTATGTAGATAATATTTATAAAGCAGATGAAGCTGATTTTAAAACTCAAACACATACTGTTTTTACAGATTCAAGTATCGAGTTTTCAGTATTAAAATAA
- a CDS encoding DUF4174 domain-containing protein, which yields MKPFLIIVFTLTFMQSFSQDFKDYQWKNRVLIVSTNNEKGIEFQKQINLLENLDQELKERKLIVYQIIDNKYKLNFTESYKLLNSSSKKYVSTKDGLQVLLIGLDGGIKLKQNSILTAEKLFAIIDGMPMRKRELRKNR from the coding sequence ATGAAACCATTTTTGATTATTGTTTTTACTTTAACATTCATGCAGAGTTTTTCTCAAGATTTTAAAGATTATCAATGGAAAAATAGGGTGTTAATAGTATCTACAAATAATGAGAAAGGAATTGAATTTCAAAAGCAAATTAATCTTTTAGAAAATCTAGATCAGGAGTTAAAAGAAAGAAAATTAATTGTTTATCAAATTATTGATAATAAATATAAGTTGAATTTTACAGAAAGTTATAAATTATTAAACTCTAGCTCTAAGAAATACGTAAGTACTAAAGACGGTTTACAAGTTCTATTGATTGGTTTAGATGGAGGAATTAAACTGAAGCAAAACTCGATTTTAACCGCTGAAAAGCTGTTTGCAATCATAGATGGTATGCCAATGAGAAAACGTGAACTTAGAAAAAATAGGTAA
- a CDS encoding VOC family protein, translated as MGEKLIYGIQQIGIGVKNAENAFKWYAQNLGADALIFDDSNEATHMAKYMGGKARSKRALLALNMQGGGGYEIWQYKNRTPSAAENTFQLGDLGIHFPVIKSNNISKSYGVLQAKNVRILSDIVIEPDQQKSFYIKDPFDNILKIKEYPKFYANHKKSIAGIFSAVIGVSDIDESLNLYSEVLGYDQIIYDKTSIFDDLKSLNNGNKRFRRILLSHSEKRIGGFSKLFGESQIELIQAIENKPNKIFQNRFWGDLGYIHLCFDIKNITQLAEECKRAGVPFQVMSGESFDMGDANGHWGYIEDFDGTLIEFIETNKVPLIKKLGLYINLRNRDPKKPLPNWMIKAMNLKRVKKFKE; from the coding sequence ATGGGTGAAAAATTAATTTATGGAATTCAGCAAATAGGAATTGGAGTAAAAAATGCAGAAAATGCTTTTAAATGGTATGCACAAAATTTAGGTGCAGACGCACTTATTTTTGATGATAGCAATGAAGCTACACATATGGCAAAATATATGGGTGGAAAAGCAAGGAGTAAAAGAGCATTGCTAGCTCTAAATATGCAAGGTGGAGGAGGTTATGAAATTTGGCAATATAAAAATAGAACGCCTTCTGCTGCAGAAAATACATTTCAGTTAGGAGATTTAGGCATTCACTTTCCTGTTATAAAATCTAATAACATTTCTAAAAGTTATGGAGTTTTGCAAGCTAAAAATGTTAGAATTCTATCTGATATTGTAATAGAGCCAGATCAGCAAAAGTCATTTTATATTAAAGATCCATTTGATAATATTCTCAAAATAAAAGAATACCCAAAGTTCTATGCTAATCATAAAAAATCTATAGCAGGTATTTTTTCTGCAGTAATTGGTGTTTCTGATATTGATGAATCTTTAAATTTATATTCAGAAGTTTTAGGATATGATCAAATTATCTATGATAAAACTTCAATTTTTGATGATTTAAAGTCATTAAATAATGGTAATAAAAGGTTTAGAAGAATTTTGCTAAGTCATTCAGAAAAAAGAATTGGAGGTTTTTCTAAGCTGTTTGGAGAAAGTCAAATAGAATTGATTCAGGCTATCGAAAACAAACCCAATAAAATTTTTCAAAACAGATTTTGGGGAGATTTGGGTTACATTCACTTATGTTTCGATATAAAAAACATTACACAATTGGCAGAAGAATGTAAGAGAGCAGGAGTGCCTTTTCAAGTTATGAGTGGTGAGTCTTTTGATATGGGAGATGCAAATGGTCATTGGGGTTACATAGAAGATTTTGATGGAACTTTAATCGAGTTTATAGAAACTAACAAAGTTCCTTTAATTAAAAAATTAGGGTTGTACATCAATTTAAGAAATAGAGATCCTAAAAAGCCATTACCAAATTGGATGATTAAAGCCATGAATTTAAAACGAGTCAAAAAGTTCAAAGAATAA